The following DNA comes from Lentibacillus sp. Marseille-P4043.
TGGCACAAAGGCCACCTCCTTACGAAATATCGTATCGATAAGAAAAGCGCAACAATTTGCGATTACTCGACCCATCGAAACTTTTATATACTTTTTAAAAATAATTGTCCTTTGTTCGTTATAATTCGACATAACTTGAAAAATTCCTGCACGCTTTTTAAATTATTTTAGGATCGCCGTTGTTATTTTCCATTTGTCCTTTTTGGTACGACCATTAATTGCAACTATTTTACTTCTTCCTTTACCACGAACAGAGATTAGATCCCCAGCTTGTACACCAAATGCTTGTTCTTCGACTAGTTTATAATTTACTTTAACAAGACCTTTAGAAATATATTGGGTAGCATCTTTCCTGGATATGGTATATATTTCTTTGACTACGGCATCCAATCGAAGCGATGAAACAGTATTATCAGTTTCCCGCCATTGTACATCATCTTCTAATAAGGCAGACAACGGCTTCTCCGTTAATTTAATGGTTGCCTTCTTGATTGCTGTCAAATTTGTTAAAACATATGGAGCAATATCACTCGCCATCATGATTTGTAACACACCATTTGCGACATAGATATCGCCCAGTTTTTTTCGTTTTATTCCTAACGAAAGAAACGCACCCATAACATCAGGGTGAGATAACGTAATAAATTTCTTCTGATACGATGCTTGCATTAAGGTAAGCTTGAAATCTTCCTCTTCTATAACATCATAACAAGGAGCGATGATCATCCGCTTCCTCTCCGTATGTAATCCCCCGCCGTGTTTATGTAGTCTTACATCATCATGGTTCGTACCAACTACCATTTCCACAATTTGTTGTTCTCGCGGATCAAGGAAATCGGTCAATTTTGGCTGAAACGTTTTTTCAACCTGCTCTTTCCACGTTAAAATTTGATCAATAAATGGTTGTTCATCTTTACGAAAATGCTGATAAATATCCATATTCCCCACCTTAAGTACATGTTCAAAAATCGACAAATTAGAAACAAGAAGATCAAGGCGGCGTAGTCTTGAGAACCGGAGTGTAGTCAAATGCTACATGAGGACCGACTTGTACAGGACGTGCTGACTTCTGCGTTGCCCACAGGACGTGGGCGGGTTTAGTAGAAGTTCCTTTACACCAACGAAGATATTCGCCGTTTATCATTTGATGACTTTTTGAACATCCTTTTAGAAGAAGATTATTTTAAATAGCTCAAATAATCCCATCCTTGCTAAATACAAAACAAAAATTGCCACGATTGGTGATAAATCAATCATACCTAGAGGTGGAATGATTTTGCGAAATTGTTCTAAATATGGTTCGGTGATTTTTGCCAAAAACGTACCAAACGCTGATTCACGCGCACCGGGAAACCATGACATAAAAATGTAAACAATCAATGCATAACTGTATATAACGATTGCCGTATCTAAAATATTAAATAACTGGATCATATCATCCTACCATCCTTTTTCAAATTCATCTTCTCCTGCAAATATCTCAGAAATGGTTCCTGACACATCAACATTATCTGGTGTACATAAGAATGTTTCCGCACCGAGCTTTTGAATATCGCCATCTATAGCATACACTGTCCCGCTAAGAAAATCGACAATTCGTTTGGCTTGCATATGGTCGATTCTTTGTAAATTAATAACAACAGCACGCTTGTTAACGATATTGTCAGCAATTTCCTGTACTTCATTGTATGATCTTGGTTCACAAAGCACAACTTTGGACGATGGCTGCTGCATACTTTTTAGATTCACAACATTGTTTTTTCGATGCTGCGTTGGTGTAGTCTCAGGCAACTCGATCTCCTCCTGCTCTTCCTCTATATATTCATATTCATCATCCATTGTGAAAAATGTCTTGATTTTATTTTTAATACTCATCATTACCACCTCAATTAGTTTGTCCCCACCAATTTAGAACCGATTCTAATGTGTGTGGCTCCTTCTTCAATCGCTATTTGATAATCATTACTCATTCCCATTGATAAATAGTGGCAAGGTGCTTGTGGGAGATTTTCTTGTTGGATAGCACTTCTCAACGTTGCTAATTGTCTAAACGTATCCCGCAGTAATTTCTCATCATTAACATGTGGCGCCATGGTCATTAAACCGACCACACGAATATTTTCATACGTTTGAACGTCATTTAAAAAAGTGATAACAGTGTCGGGTGACAACCCATGCTTGGACTTTTCACCACTAACGTTTACTTGGACAAAACAATCAATTGGCACTGTTGTCCGCTTATTTATTTCCTTTGCAAGTGACAAACGATCTAGTGAATGGATAACATCTACTTTATCGATAATGTCTTTAACTTTCCTTGACTGAAGGGTACCAATAAAATGCCACTTCGCCTGATCTTGAAAGTGTTCATGCTTTTCCAAAAAGCCTTCTAGACGATTTTCGCCAAGATCATTAATTCCTGCATTGATTGTCTCTTCTGTTCGTTCTATTGTAACATATTTCGTGACACCGATTATGGTAATTTCTTCCGGATTACGATTGCTGTTTGCACATGCTTGTCTAATGTTCGAGCGAATTTCTTGCAGATTTGCTGATACAGTCATTGTTTCTCATACTCCTCCTAGCGTCATCACGTAGAATAGCCAATATAACCTAACATTCTACCAGTTTCCCCATTATCTCTTCTATGTGAAAAAAATAACGATTCATCGCGAAACGTACAATAATTGGTTACATCTATATTATGACGAATAACACCACATTGTAAAAGGATTTCTACATTTAATTGCTTTAAATCTAATAAATAGTGTCCATTTTCTTGGTTAATCGTTACTTTTTCGCAGATTTTTTCTGGTATATGGCGGGTTACATGCTCATCAACTTCATAAACCTGTTGTGAAATGCATGGACCAATCGCAACGAGTAGATTGGCAATATCAACACCAGTGGCTTGTAGTTTGTCTACCATTTTTCCCGCAATTCGCTGAACAGAACCTTTCCAACCAGCATGGGCTATACCAATATAATTTGTTACAGGATCAAAAAAAAATAACGGAACACAATCAGCAAAAAAAGCAGTACATAACATCCCGGCTTCATTTGTAATCATGCCATCAATTTTTTGCAATGAATCTTGATATGATATTGCACCCTTTCCCAAATCGTGTTGATTTATTTCTACTACCTCTGTTGAATGGATTTGTTCACCCGCCACCCAATTGTCAAGTGGGATTTCCAGTTTTTGTGCTAATCGCTGCCGGTTCTTTATAACAATATTTTTATCGTCATCAACATGTAATCCCAGATTAAATGATTTATATGGATCTTGGCTAAGTCCACCTTGCCTCGTTGTGAAACCTGCTCGTAGTCTCGTATTTAAATTTTGCCACTTTTCTATATGTAATAATGAATTGGTAGTATGAATAAATGATTCTGTCATGTTTGTTTCCCTCCTTAAAAACCACTTGCTTGTACCATTCTATCATAATTTTCATTCTATGAAATGTCGATCTGGGTATAATGACGGTGTTTGCACATTTTTCACTAGGATAACATCAGAGCCAATTGTTTCAATTTGATCCCAATGGATAATCATCTCATCTGTTTTACTAAAAAAACCACCCTGCTTATCCTTTACAT
Coding sequences within:
- a CDS encoding YggT family protein; protein product: MIQLFNILDTAIVIYSYALIVYIFMSWFPGARESAFGTFLAKITEPYLEQFRKIIPPLGMIDLSPIVAIFVLYLARMGLFELFKIIFF
- a CDS encoding cell division protein SepF, which gives rise to MSIKNKIKTFFTMDDEYEYIEEEQEEIELPETTPTQHRKNNVVNLKSMQQPSSKVVLCEPRSYNEVQEIADNIVNKRAVVINLQRIDHMQAKRIVDFLSGTVYAIDGDIQKLGAETFLCTPDNVDVSGTISEIFAGEDEFEKGW
- a CDS encoding YggS family pyridoxal phosphate-dependent enzyme; this translates as MTVSANLQEIRSNIRQACANSNRNPEEITIIGVTKYVTIERTEETINAGINDLGENRLEGFLEKHEHFQDQAKWHFIGTLQSRKVKDIIDKVDVIHSLDRLSLAKEINKRTTVPIDCFVQVNVSGEKSKHGLSPDTVITFLNDVQTYENIRVVGLMTMAPHVNDEKLLRDTFRQLATLRSAIQQENLPQAPCHYLSMGMSNDYQIAIEEGATHIRIGSKLVGTN
- a CDS encoding YlmH family RNA-binding protein, with the protein product MDIYQHFRKDEQPFIDQILTWKEQVEKTFQPKLTDFLDPREQQIVEMVVGTNHDDVRLHKHGGGLHTERKRMIIAPCYDVIEEEDFKLTLMQASYQKKFITLSHPDVMGAFLSLGIKRKKLGDIYVANGVLQIMMASDIAPYVLTNLTAIKKATIKLTEKPLSALLEDDVQWRETDNTVSSLRLDAVVKEIYTISRKDATQYISKGLVKVNYKLVEEQAFGVQAGDLISVRGKGRSKIVAINGRTKKDKWKITTAILK
- a CDS encoding YlmC/YmxH family sporulation protein, which encodes MMKLSELQIKEIIVIDDGTRLGHFSDLEIDAETGRIISLILNVKDKQGGFFSKTDEMIIHWDQIETIGSDVILVKNVQTPSLYPDRHFIE
- the pgeF gene encoding peptidoglycan editing factor PgeF is translated as MTESFIHTTNSLLHIEKWQNLNTRLRAGFTTRQGGLSQDPYKSFNLGLHVDDDKNIVIKNRQRLAQKLEIPLDNWVAGEQIHSTEVVEINQHDLGKGAISYQDSLQKIDGMITNEAGMLCTAFFADCVPLFFFDPVTNYIGIAHAGWKGSVQRIAGKMVDKLQATGVDIANLLVAIGPCISQQVYEVDEHVTRHIPEKICEKVTINQENGHYLLDLKQLNVEILLQCGVIRHNIDVTNYCTFRDESLFFSHRRDNGETGRMLGYIGYST